One stretch of Glandiceps talaboti chromosome 7, keGlaTala1.1, whole genome shotgun sequence DNA includes these proteins:
- the LOC144438299 gene encoding enhancer of filamentation 1-like isoform X1, whose translation MAYSASHRVLAKALYDNVAEAPDELAFVKGDIVTVIEQNTNGLEGWWLCSLNGRQGIAPGNRLKLLAGMYENPYELKKAAGLSPQQPSQQQQQQQRHSWDNTPAKVVTPQKVGQTYMYNGAGTNVKYDTPSTVPAVEEDQDYDVPPSRYPPNAQMHSEPSQETYDTPRSMLASDQGSPTQEVYDVPPIHHQAQGTVPTEIYDVPPRHGNPKEIYDVLPNHQPTEIYDVPPISHSMGPGQMPTELYDVPPRRDIPNRPEEVYDVPPEHGVPNKQTLIQDFGTCNRQAIRQPLTQDFGTLNRPALTPQHAAPNRPAFTPQQVAQNRPTVPAQHVVPNRPVMTPQQAPPSKPAVTLQHGVPMRPAMIPQMGVPNRQVVTPQQGVPNRQLFTPEYGVPTRQTKTTVLPDHLEEDYDFPHPYMESGGDVYDVPPSIKVDQYPQEVYDVPPKHIPSGMEVYDVPKSIGSMSGSEYDDDYSDYVYDVPPQVTKDRQDGVIGTQTTQSSIHEISGDIKQMSLNESKPEILPGRELNIDLDAAMDLLVKLQQRVDASVTNLLGFVSSSWRRRSSLESKIYDIRDACHLLKAVLKDFVEFSRGAAINSAKATDHNLQRKLKTYLQPLEDTLTILNKSLEVLDDMDWQVTKLCMTESLKSPDELDQIVMCARSMPEDVRQIASIIHGNSTLIFKRSRQNSNSPVQSRPLPTPPGSKGSTPKHSPTSSPVASLKMKSNLIKTEAEKDITQARLSTGSPGHPNKKPNQYGRGWLDDYDYVHLEGKESFERRQRELLQKGDIMKQEQLQLQHRKQMAALEKEATEPVNSDPSTWSPPRSNRQSLLQANDRHILTFYADQLDSLIISLNNAIDAFFSAVNSNQAPKVFVAHGKFVILCAHKLVFIGDTLHRSVENNDIRNKITHSTDALCECVKVTVASIKTAALEYPAIQAMQEMVDRVTDISHTAQHLKHTICQFAAL comes from the exons CGAGTACTAGCCAAAGCATTGTATGATAATGTAGCAGAAGCCCCAGATGAGTTGGCATTTGTAAAAGGAGATATTGTGACTGTGATCGAACAGAACACCAACGGTTTGGAAGGATGGTGGCTATGTTCATTAAATGGGAGACAAGGCATTGCACCTGGAAACCGACTCAAATTACTTGCCGGGATGTACGAAAACCCGTATGAACTCAAAAAAGCTGCAGGACTATCACCACAGCAACCAAgccagcagcaacaacaacaacaaaggcaTAGCTGGGATAACACACCAGCTAAG GTTGTCACGCCACAAAAAGTTGGccagacttacatgtacaatggtGCTGGTACCAATGTGAAATATGATACACCATCCACAGTCCCTGCAGTGGAAGAAGACCAAGATTATGATGTTCCACCATCAAGATATCCACCCAATGCACAGATGCATTCAGAACCATCACAAGAGACATACGACACACCTAGAAGTATGCTTGCGTCAGATCAGGGATCTCCAACTCAAGAGGTATACGATGTACCCCCTATTCATCACCAAGCACAGGGTACTGTACCAACAGAAATATATGATGTTCCACCTAGGCATGGGAACCCTAAGGAAATCTATGATGTGCTTCCTAACCATCAGCCAACTGAAATATATGATGTACCACCCATTAGCCATTCAATGGGTCCAGGCCAAATGCCAACAGAACTGTATGATGTCCCTCCAAGACGCGATATCCCAAACAGACCTGAAGAGGTGTATGATGTCCCTCCAGAACATGGTGTTCCAAACAAGCAAACATTAATTCAAGACTTTGGTACTTGCAACAGGCAGGCAATCAGACAGCCATTAACTCAAGATTTTGGTACCCTGAATAGGCCAGCACTCACTCCTCAGCATGCTGCACCCAACAGACCAGCATTTACTCCTCAGCAGGTTGCTCAAAACAGGCCAACAGTTCCTGCCCAACATGTTGTACCCAACAGACCAGTAATGACACCTCAACAGGCTCCACCCAGCAAGCCAGCAGTGACTTTGCAGCATGGTGTTCCTATGAGGCCAGCAATGATACCCCAAATGGGTGTTCCCAACAGACAAGTTGTGACACCTCAACAGGGTGTCCCCAACAGGCAGTTATTTACTCCAGAATATGGTGTCCCAACCAGGCAAACAAAGACTACAGTGCTGCCTGATCATTTGGAAGAAGATTATGATTTCCCGCATCCTTACATGGAAAGTGGTGGTGATGTGTATGATGTGCCACCATCCATTAAAGTGGACCAGTACCCACAAGAAGTATATGATGTCCCTCCTAAACATATTCCCAGTGGTATGGAAGTTTACGATGTTCCAAAGAGTATTGGCAGTATGTCTGGAAGTGAATATGATGACGACTACTCTGATTACGTATATGATGTACCACCACAGGTGACAAAGGACAGACAAGACGGAGTGATTGGCACTCAAACTACTCAATCTTCCATCCATGAAATTAGTGGAGACATCAAGCAAATGTCTCTGAACGAGAGCAAACCAGAAATACTGCCAGGAAGAGAACTGAACATTGATTTAGATGCAGCTATGGATTTGTTAGTCAAACTGCAACAGCGAGTAGATGCATCAGTTACAAATTTACTTGGTTTTGTTAGTAGCAGTTGGAGGCGAAGATCCAGCTTAGAATCTAAGATTTATGACATCAGAGATGCTTGTCATCTCCTCAAAGCAGTACTTAAAGACTTTGTTGAATTCTCACGAGGTGCTGCTATCAACTCTGCCAAAGCAACAGATCACAACCTACAAAGAAAACTTAAAACTTACCTACAGCCACTTGAAGATACCTTAACCATACTGAATAAATCACTTGAAGTATTGGATGACATGGATTGGCAAGTCACTAAGTTATGCATGACAGAGAGTCTGAAAAGTCCTGATGAGTTGGATCAAATCGTCATGTGTGCACGCAGTATGCCTGAAGATGTTCGACAGATAGCATCAATCATTCATGGTAATTCTACTCTCATTTTCAAACGTTCCAGACAAAACAGTAATTCACCAGTACAAAGCCGTCCTCTACCAACACCACCTGGTTCAAAGGGAAGCACCCCGAAGCATTCACCAACTAGTAGCCCTGTTGCCAGCCTGAAAATGAAATCCAACTTGATTAAAACAGAAGCTGAGAAAGACATAACCCAGGCAAGACTCTCGACAGGTTCACCAGGACACCCGAACAAAAAACCCAACCAGTATGGTAGAGGTTGGCTGGACGATTATGACTATGTTCATTTAGAAGGCAAAGAGTCATTTGAAAGGAGACAACGAGAACTTCTGCAGAAAGGAGACATCATGAAACAAGAGCAACTGCAGCTACAACATAGAAAACAGATGGCGGCATTGGAAAAAGAAGCTACAGAACCTGTCAATAGTGATCCTTCAACTTGGAGTCCACCTCGGAGTAATAGGCAGTCCTTGCTACAAGCCAATGACCGACATATATTGACTTTCTATGCAGACCAATTGGATTCGCTCATCATTTCTCTGAATAATGCTATTGATGCATTCTTCAGTGCAGTCAATTCGAACCAAGCACCTAAGGTTTTTGTAGCCCATGGCAAGTTTGTTATTCTGTGTGCACACAAACTTGTCTTCATTGGAGATACCTTGCATAGAAGCGTTGAAAACAATGATATTCGCAATAAAATCACACATTCAACAGACGCTTTATGTGAATGTGTTAAAGTGACAGTTGCTTCTATCAAAACTGCTGCATTGGAATATCCTGCAATTCAAGCTATGCAGGAGATGGTGGACAGGGTGACAGACATCTCACACACGGCACAGCATTTAAAACATACCATATGTCAGTTTGCTGCCTTGTGA
- the LOC144438299 gene encoding enhancer of filamentation 1-like isoform X3 gives MRVLAKALYDNVAEAPDELAFVKGDIVTVIEQNTNGLEGWWLCSLNGRQGIAPGNRLKLLAGMYENPYELKKAAGLSPQQPSQQQQQQQRHSWDNTPAKVVTPQKVGQTYMYNGAGTNVKYDTPSTVPAVEEDQDYDVPPSRYPPNAQMHSEPSQETYDTPRSMLASDQGSPTQEVYDVPPIHHQAQGTVPTEIYDVPPRHGNPKEIYDVLPNHQPTEIYDVPPISHSMGPGQMPTELYDVPPRRDIPNRPEEVYDVPPEHGVPNKQTLIQDFGTCNRQAIRQPLTQDFGTLNRPALTPQHAAPNRPAFTPQQVAQNRPTVPAQHVVPNRPVMTPQQAPPSKPAVTLQHGVPMRPAMIPQMGVPNRQVVTPQQGVPNRQLFTPEYGVPTRQTKTTVLPDHLEEDYDFPHPYMESGGDVYDVPPSIKVDQYPQEVYDVPPKHIPSGMEVYDVPKSIGSMSGSEYDDDYSDYVYDVPPQVTKDRQDGVIGTQTTQSSIHEISGDIKQMSLNESKPEILPGRELNIDLDAAMDLLVKLQQRVDASVTNLLGFVSSSWRRRSSLESKIYDIRDACHLLKAVLKDFVEFSRGAAINSAKATDHNLQRKLKTYLQPLEDTLTILNKSLEVLDDMDWQVTKLCMTESLKSPDELDQIVMCARSMPEDVRQIASIIHGNSTLIFKRSRQNSNSPVQSRPLPTPPGSKGSTPKHSPTSSPVASLKMKSNLIKTEAEKDITQARLSTGSPGHPNKKPNQYGRGWLDDYDYVHLEGKESFERRQRELLQKGDIMKQEQLQLQHRKQMAALEKEATEPVNSDPSTWSPPRSNRQSLLQANDRHILTFYADQLDSLIISLNNAIDAFFSAVNSNQAPKVFVAHGKFVILCAHKLVFIGDTLHRSVENNDIRNKITHSTDALCECVKVTVASIKTAALEYPAIQAMQEMVDRVTDISHTAQHLKHTICQFAAL, from the exons ATG CGAGTACTAGCCAAAGCATTGTATGATAATGTAGCAGAAGCCCCAGATGAGTTGGCATTTGTAAAAGGAGATATTGTGACTGTGATCGAACAGAACACCAACGGTTTGGAAGGATGGTGGCTATGTTCATTAAATGGGAGACAAGGCATTGCACCTGGAAACCGACTCAAATTACTTGCCGGGATGTACGAAAACCCGTATGAACTCAAAAAAGCTGCAGGACTATCACCACAGCAACCAAgccagcagcaacaacaacaacaaaggcaTAGCTGGGATAACACACCAGCTAAG GTTGTCACGCCACAAAAAGTTGGccagacttacatgtacaatggtGCTGGTACCAATGTGAAATATGATACACCATCCACAGTCCCTGCAGTGGAAGAAGACCAAGATTATGATGTTCCACCATCAAGATATCCACCCAATGCACAGATGCATTCAGAACCATCACAAGAGACATACGACACACCTAGAAGTATGCTTGCGTCAGATCAGGGATCTCCAACTCAAGAGGTATACGATGTACCCCCTATTCATCACCAAGCACAGGGTACTGTACCAACAGAAATATATGATGTTCCACCTAGGCATGGGAACCCTAAGGAAATCTATGATGTGCTTCCTAACCATCAGCCAACTGAAATATATGATGTACCACCCATTAGCCATTCAATGGGTCCAGGCCAAATGCCAACAGAACTGTATGATGTCCCTCCAAGACGCGATATCCCAAACAGACCTGAAGAGGTGTATGATGTCCCTCCAGAACATGGTGTTCCAAACAAGCAAACATTAATTCAAGACTTTGGTACTTGCAACAGGCAGGCAATCAGACAGCCATTAACTCAAGATTTTGGTACCCTGAATAGGCCAGCACTCACTCCTCAGCATGCTGCACCCAACAGACCAGCATTTACTCCTCAGCAGGTTGCTCAAAACAGGCCAACAGTTCCTGCCCAACATGTTGTACCCAACAGACCAGTAATGACACCTCAACAGGCTCCACCCAGCAAGCCAGCAGTGACTTTGCAGCATGGTGTTCCTATGAGGCCAGCAATGATACCCCAAATGGGTGTTCCCAACAGACAAGTTGTGACACCTCAACAGGGTGTCCCCAACAGGCAGTTATTTACTCCAGAATATGGTGTCCCAACCAGGCAAACAAAGACTACAGTGCTGCCTGATCATTTGGAAGAAGATTATGATTTCCCGCATCCTTACATGGAAAGTGGTGGTGATGTGTATGATGTGCCACCATCCATTAAAGTGGACCAGTACCCACAAGAAGTATATGATGTCCCTCCTAAACATATTCCCAGTGGTATGGAAGTTTACGATGTTCCAAAGAGTATTGGCAGTATGTCTGGAAGTGAATATGATGACGACTACTCTGATTACGTATATGATGTACCACCACAGGTGACAAAGGACAGACAAGACGGAGTGATTGGCACTCAAACTACTCAATCTTCCATCCATGAAATTAGTGGAGACATCAAGCAAATGTCTCTGAACGAGAGCAAACCAGAAATACTGCCAGGAAGAGAACTGAACATTGATTTAGATGCAGCTATGGATTTGTTAGTCAAACTGCAACAGCGAGTAGATGCATCAGTTACAAATTTACTTGGTTTTGTTAGTAGCAGTTGGAGGCGAAGATCCAGCTTAGAATCTAAGATTTATGACATCAGAGATGCTTGTCATCTCCTCAAAGCAGTACTTAAAGACTTTGTTGAATTCTCACGAGGTGCTGCTATCAACTCTGCCAAAGCAACAGATCACAACCTACAAAGAAAACTTAAAACTTACCTACAGCCACTTGAAGATACCTTAACCATACTGAATAAATCACTTGAAGTATTGGATGACATGGATTGGCAAGTCACTAAGTTATGCATGACAGAGAGTCTGAAAAGTCCTGATGAGTTGGATCAAATCGTCATGTGTGCACGCAGTATGCCTGAAGATGTTCGACAGATAGCATCAATCATTCATGGTAATTCTACTCTCATTTTCAAACGTTCCAGACAAAACAGTAATTCACCAGTACAAAGCCGTCCTCTACCAACACCACCTGGTTCAAAGGGAAGCACCCCGAAGCATTCACCAACTAGTAGCCCTGTTGCCAGCCTGAAAATGAAATCCAACTTGATTAAAACAGAAGCTGAGAAAGACATAACCCAGGCAAGACTCTCGACAGGTTCACCAGGACACCCGAACAAAAAACCCAACCAGTATGGTAGAGGTTGGCTGGACGATTATGACTATGTTCATTTAGAAGGCAAAGAGTCATTTGAAAGGAGACAACGAGAACTTCTGCAGAAAGGAGACATCATGAAACAAGAGCAACTGCAGCTACAACATAGAAAACAGATGGCGGCATTGGAAAAAGAAGCTACAGAACCTGTCAATAGTGATCCTTCAACTTGGAGTCCACCTCGGAGTAATAGGCAGTCCTTGCTACAAGCCAATGACCGACATATATTGACTTTCTATGCAGACCAATTGGATTCGCTCATCATTTCTCTGAATAATGCTATTGATGCATTCTTCAGTGCAGTCAATTCGAACCAAGCACCTAAGGTTTTTGTAGCCCATGGCAAGTTTGTTATTCTGTGTGCACACAAACTTGTCTTCATTGGAGATACCTTGCATAGAAGCGTTGAAAACAATGATATTCGCAATAAAATCACACATTCAACAGACGCTTTATGTGAATGTGTTAAAGTGACAGTTGCTTCTATCAAAACTGCTGCATTGGAATATCCTGCAATTCAAGCTATGCAGGAGATGGTGGACAGGGTGACAGACATCTCACACACGGCACAGCATTTAAAACATACCATATGTCAGTTTGCTGCCTTGTGA
- the LOC144438299 gene encoding enhancer of filamentation 1-like isoform X2, whose protein sequence is MLRVLAKALYDNVAEAPDELAFVKGDIVTVIEQNTNGLEGWWLCSLNGRQGIAPGNRLKLLAGMYENPYELKKAAGLSPQQPSQQQQQQQRHSWDNTPAKVVTPQKVGQTYMYNGAGTNVKYDTPSTVPAVEEDQDYDVPPSRYPPNAQMHSEPSQETYDTPRSMLASDQGSPTQEVYDVPPIHHQAQGTVPTEIYDVPPRHGNPKEIYDVLPNHQPTEIYDVPPISHSMGPGQMPTELYDVPPRRDIPNRPEEVYDVPPEHGVPNKQTLIQDFGTCNRQAIRQPLTQDFGTLNRPALTPQHAAPNRPAFTPQQVAQNRPTVPAQHVVPNRPVMTPQQAPPSKPAVTLQHGVPMRPAMIPQMGVPNRQVVTPQQGVPNRQLFTPEYGVPTRQTKTTVLPDHLEEDYDFPHPYMESGGDVYDVPPSIKVDQYPQEVYDVPPKHIPSGMEVYDVPKSIGSMSGSEYDDDYSDYVYDVPPQVTKDRQDGVIGTQTTQSSIHEISGDIKQMSLNESKPEILPGRELNIDLDAAMDLLVKLQQRVDASVTNLLGFVSSSWRRRSSLESKIYDIRDACHLLKAVLKDFVEFSRGAAINSAKATDHNLQRKLKTYLQPLEDTLTILNKSLEVLDDMDWQVTKLCMTESLKSPDELDQIVMCARSMPEDVRQIASIIHGNSTLIFKRSRQNSNSPVQSRPLPTPPGSKGSTPKHSPTSSPVASLKMKSNLIKTEAEKDITQARLSTGSPGHPNKKPNQYGRGWLDDYDYVHLEGKESFERRQRELLQKGDIMKQEQLQLQHRKQMAALEKEATEPVNSDPSTWSPPRSNRQSLLQANDRHILTFYADQLDSLIISLNNAIDAFFSAVNSNQAPKVFVAHGKFVILCAHKLVFIGDTLHRSVENNDIRNKITHSTDALCECVKVTVASIKTAALEYPAIQAMQEMVDRVTDISHTAQHLKHTICQFAAL, encoded by the exons ATGTTG CGAGTACTAGCCAAAGCATTGTATGATAATGTAGCAGAAGCCCCAGATGAGTTGGCATTTGTAAAAGGAGATATTGTGACTGTGATCGAACAGAACACCAACGGTTTGGAAGGATGGTGGCTATGTTCATTAAATGGGAGACAAGGCATTGCACCTGGAAACCGACTCAAATTACTTGCCGGGATGTACGAAAACCCGTATGAACTCAAAAAAGCTGCAGGACTATCACCACAGCAACCAAgccagcagcaacaacaacaacaaaggcaTAGCTGGGATAACACACCAGCTAAG GTTGTCACGCCACAAAAAGTTGGccagacttacatgtacaatggtGCTGGTACCAATGTGAAATATGATACACCATCCACAGTCCCTGCAGTGGAAGAAGACCAAGATTATGATGTTCCACCATCAAGATATCCACCCAATGCACAGATGCATTCAGAACCATCACAAGAGACATACGACACACCTAGAAGTATGCTTGCGTCAGATCAGGGATCTCCAACTCAAGAGGTATACGATGTACCCCCTATTCATCACCAAGCACAGGGTACTGTACCAACAGAAATATATGATGTTCCACCTAGGCATGGGAACCCTAAGGAAATCTATGATGTGCTTCCTAACCATCAGCCAACTGAAATATATGATGTACCACCCATTAGCCATTCAATGGGTCCAGGCCAAATGCCAACAGAACTGTATGATGTCCCTCCAAGACGCGATATCCCAAACAGACCTGAAGAGGTGTATGATGTCCCTCCAGAACATGGTGTTCCAAACAAGCAAACATTAATTCAAGACTTTGGTACTTGCAACAGGCAGGCAATCAGACAGCCATTAACTCAAGATTTTGGTACCCTGAATAGGCCAGCACTCACTCCTCAGCATGCTGCACCCAACAGACCAGCATTTACTCCTCAGCAGGTTGCTCAAAACAGGCCAACAGTTCCTGCCCAACATGTTGTACCCAACAGACCAGTAATGACACCTCAACAGGCTCCACCCAGCAAGCCAGCAGTGACTTTGCAGCATGGTGTTCCTATGAGGCCAGCAATGATACCCCAAATGGGTGTTCCCAACAGACAAGTTGTGACACCTCAACAGGGTGTCCCCAACAGGCAGTTATTTACTCCAGAATATGGTGTCCCAACCAGGCAAACAAAGACTACAGTGCTGCCTGATCATTTGGAAGAAGATTATGATTTCCCGCATCCTTACATGGAAAGTGGTGGTGATGTGTATGATGTGCCACCATCCATTAAAGTGGACCAGTACCCACAAGAAGTATATGATGTCCCTCCTAAACATATTCCCAGTGGTATGGAAGTTTACGATGTTCCAAAGAGTATTGGCAGTATGTCTGGAAGTGAATATGATGACGACTACTCTGATTACGTATATGATGTACCACCACAGGTGACAAAGGACAGACAAGACGGAGTGATTGGCACTCAAACTACTCAATCTTCCATCCATGAAATTAGTGGAGACATCAAGCAAATGTCTCTGAACGAGAGCAAACCAGAAATACTGCCAGGAAGAGAACTGAACATTGATTTAGATGCAGCTATGGATTTGTTAGTCAAACTGCAACAGCGAGTAGATGCATCAGTTACAAATTTACTTGGTTTTGTTAGTAGCAGTTGGAGGCGAAGATCCAGCTTAGAATCTAAGATTTATGACATCAGAGATGCTTGTCATCTCCTCAAAGCAGTACTTAAAGACTTTGTTGAATTCTCACGAGGTGCTGCTATCAACTCTGCCAAAGCAACAGATCACAACCTACAAAGAAAACTTAAAACTTACCTACAGCCACTTGAAGATACCTTAACCATACTGAATAAATCACTTGAAGTATTGGATGACATGGATTGGCAAGTCACTAAGTTATGCATGACAGAGAGTCTGAAAAGTCCTGATGAGTTGGATCAAATCGTCATGTGTGCACGCAGTATGCCTGAAGATGTTCGACAGATAGCATCAATCATTCATGGTAATTCTACTCTCATTTTCAAACGTTCCAGACAAAACAGTAATTCACCAGTACAAAGCCGTCCTCTACCAACACCACCTGGTTCAAAGGGAAGCACCCCGAAGCATTCACCAACTAGTAGCCCTGTTGCCAGCCTGAAAATGAAATCCAACTTGATTAAAACAGAAGCTGAGAAAGACATAACCCAGGCAAGACTCTCGACAGGTTCACCAGGACACCCGAACAAAAAACCCAACCAGTATGGTAGAGGTTGGCTGGACGATTATGACTATGTTCATTTAGAAGGCAAAGAGTCATTTGAAAGGAGACAACGAGAACTTCTGCAGAAAGGAGACATCATGAAACAAGAGCAACTGCAGCTACAACATAGAAAACAGATGGCGGCATTGGAAAAAGAAGCTACAGAACCTGTCAATAGTGATCCTTCAACTTGGAGTCCACCTCGGAGTAATAGGCAGTCCTTGCTACAAGCCAATGACCGACATATATTGACTTTCTATGCAGACCAATTGGATTCGCTCATCATTTCTCTGAATAATGCTATTGATGCATTCTTCAGTGCAGTCAATTCGAACCAAGCACCTAAGGTTTTTGTAGCCCATGGCAAGTTTGTTATTCTGTGTGCACACAAACTTGTCTTCATTGGAGATACCTTGCATAGAAGCGTTGAAAACAATGATATTCGCAATAAAATCACACATTCAACAGACGCTTTATGTGAATGTGTTAAAGTGACAGTTGCTTCTATCAAAACTGCTGCATTGGAATATCCTGCAATTCAAGCTATGCAGGAGATGGTGGACAGGGTGACAGACATCTCACACACGGCACAGCATTTAAAACATACCATATGTCAGTTTGCTGCCTTGTGA